A portion of the Camelus ferus isolate YT-003-E chromosome 16, BCGSAC_Cfer_1.0, whole genome shotgun sequence genome contains these proteins:
- the AATK gene encoding serine/threonine-protein kinase LMTK1 isoform X3, whose translation MSSSFFNPSFAFSSHFDPDGAPLSELSWSSSLSVVAVSFSGLFTVIAFMLACLCCKKGGIGFKEFENAEGEGYPAGFSAQGSPAPAAPSGPDVYVLPLTEVSLPMAKQPGRSVQLLKSADLGRHSLLYLEEIGHGWFGKVFLGEVNSGISSTQVVVKELKASASVQEQVQFLEEAQPYRASPPPRPPAPSCPACESGGQPVGSRRALQHSNLLQCLAQCAEVTPYLLVLEFCPMGDLKGYLRSCRVAESMAPDPLTLQRMACEVACGVLHLHRNNYVHSDLALRNCLLTADLTVKIGDYGLSHGKYREDYFVTADQLWVPLRWIAPELVDEVHCNLLVVDQTKASNVWSLGVTIWELFELGAQPYPHHSDRQVLAYAVREQQLRLPKPQLQLSLADRWYEVMQFCWLQPEQRPTAEEVHLLLSYLCAKGATEAEEEFERRWRSLRPGGGGAGPGAAGLTLGGAGELAATSSFPLLEQFAGDGFHGDGDDVLTVTETSRGLNFEYKWEAGRGTEAFPPPGGALSPGGAARLQELCAPDGAPPGVVPVLSAHSPSVGSEYFIRLEDPTPATGHDPDCAGCAPSTHAAALRPDGSDHEGDSDGSAAASLAMEPLLGHAPPVGGPWGHCDYYPCRSHARDLPCASRSPSPGTLMLAEPRVEDTDWGVGAFCPPFFEDPLGTSPSGSSGGRLSPGGEQPGEAEAPRAAQHRHWSSNVSANNNSGCRAPELWGPGRAGSYLDCRSGVRQILWAVPELGRPMAPDDLREPLLGPKGASSAQELGRCLGLPPLYPGEGLAPAPCLITCPWTEAAVSRGDSPQAEPRLAEEAEGSAGLQLPLPSIPSPSQEGAPLPAEEAGAPPTLPASPTTTSSQAPATEPARTLDSDSSSPELEAPGSEEEDTAQATSGVFTDLSSDGPRAGKPDVTPAFCSLQKQVGTPDSLDSPDIPSSASNGGGEVFSPSVVGTPGGQPRAPDSGYDTENYESPEFVLKEAHEPCEPEAFGELASEGESPGPETQLPASLGGLSEKTPYRDSAYFSDLDAEPEPPLGPAEKRGGVPAPGPEPRLESPQGPRPQSAQPSPETEVSGEAQGAGPEEVPPLPLPKASSLEPSACPAGPGLEPPWPQDPAQVLPVPSPGQSKIFLLTPVPANSEGHCPELQEAPGLLSGSGLQERTGGPGVPRTPLCLALPGFPAAPGGRREEEEDSEDSDESDEELRCYSIQEPSEESEEEAPPVPVVVAESQSARNLRSLLKMPSLLSEAFCEDLERKKKAVSFFDDVTVYLFDQESPTRELGDPFPGAKESPPAFLAGSPGSPSAPGRPRLVDRSPDGSVAEEGRGFEWDSGLPPSLAMESAPPAASPKPATPGPFSRFAVSPAPASRFSITHVSDSDADSLGGFRWGNRSAWPPTRPACSGHLGAWPRLPGEMQCPAHSWPSTPGPRLNAAWLSSTSSKGPSPLSALLSDSPQTCGSLSHKNFPSAHGSAASTPPSPAHLRPDGPCPQELVVVVAQVLKWGPTQRP comes from the exons TTCAGCTGCTCAAGTCTGCAGACCTGGGCCGGCACAGCCTCCTGTACCTGGAGGAGATTGGCCACGGCTGGTTCGGGAAG GTGTTCCTGGGGGAGGTGAACTCGGGCATCAGCAGCACGCAGGTGGTAGTGAAGGAGCTGAAGGCCAGCGCCAGCGTGCAGGAGCAGGTGCagttcctggaggaggcacagcCCTACAG agccagcccccctccccgcccgcccgccccctcctgccccgCGTGCGAGTCAGGGGGGCAGCCTGTTGGCTCCCGCAGGGCCCTGCAGCACAGCAACCTGCTCCAATGCCTGGCCCAGTGCGCCGAGGTGACGCCCTACCTGCTGGTGCTGGAGTTCTGCCCCATG GGAGACCTCAAGGGCTACCTGCGGAGCTGCCGGGTGGCAGAGTCCATGGCGCCCGACCCCCTGACCCTGCAGCGCATGGCCTGCGAGGTGGCCTGCGGCGTCCTGCACCTGCATCGCAACAACTACGTGCACAG tgaCCTGGCCCTGAGGAACTGCCTGCTCACGGCCGACCTGACGGTGAAGATCGGCGACTACGGCCTGTCTCACGGCAAATACAGG GAGGACTACTTCGTGACCGCTGACCAGCTGTGGGTGCCGCTGCGCTGGATCGCGCCCGAGCTGGTGGACGAGGTGCACTGCAACCTGCTGGTGGTGGACCAGACCAAGGCCAGCAACGTGTG GTCCCTGGGCGTGACCATCTGGGAGCTCTTTGAGCTGGGGGCACAGCCCTACCCCCACCACTCCGACCGGCAGGTGCTGGCCTACGCCGTCCGGGAGCAGCAGCTCAGGCTGCCCAAGCCCCAGCTGCAGCTGAGCCTCGCCGACCGCTG GTACGAGGTGATGCAGTTCTGCTGGCTGCAGCCGGAGCAGCGGCCCACAGCCGAGGAGGTGCACCTGCTGCTGTCCTACTTGTGCGCCAAGGGCGCCacggaggcagaggaggagttCGAGCGGCGCTGGCGCTCACTACGGCCCGGTGGGGGCGGTGCGGGGCCCGGGGCGGCGGGCCTGACACTGGGGGGCGCCGGCGAGCTGGCCGCCACCTCATCCTTCCCGCTGCTAGAGCAGTTTGCCGGCGACGGCTTCCACGGGGACGGCGACGACGTGCTGACCGTGACAGAGACGAGCCGCGGCCTCAACTTTGAGTACAAGTGGGAGGCAGGCCGCGGCACCGAGGCCTTCCCGCCGCCCGGGGGCGCACTGAGTCCGGGTGGCGCTGCGCGCTTGCAGGAGCTCTGCGCCCCCGACGGCGCACCCCCTGGCGTGGTGCCCGTGCTCAGCGCGCACAGCCCGTCGGTGGGCAGTGAGTACTTCATCCGCCTGGAGGACCCGACGCCTGCCACGGGCCATGACCCTGACTGCGCCGGCTGTGCCCCCAGCACCCACGCTGCGGCCCTGCGCCCCGACGGCAGCGACCACGAAGGTGACTCTGACGGCAGTGCCGCCGCCTCGCTGGCCATGGAGCCGCTGCTGGGCCATGCGCCCCCTGTTGGCGGCCCTTGGGGCCACTGCGACTACTACCCGTGCAGGAGCCATGCCCGTGACCTGCCCTGCGCCTCGCGCTCACCCTCTCCGGGGACCTTGATGCTGGCAGAGCCCCGAGTGGAGGATACCGACTGGGGCGTGGGGGCCTTCTGCCCGCCCTTCTTTGAGGACCCCCTGGGCACATCCCCCTCAGGGAGCTCCGGGGGCCGGCTGTCCCCAGGTGGGGAGCAACCGGGGGAGGCCGAGgcacccagggctgcccagcaCAGACACTGGAGCTCCAACGTGTCGGCCAACAACAACAGCGGCTGCCGAGCGCCAGAGCTCTGGGGCCCGGGCCGTGCAGGCAGCTACCTGGACTGCCGCTCCGGTGTGAGGCAGATACTGTGGGCTGTCCCCGAGCTGGGCCGTCCCATGGCCCCAGACGACCTCAGGGAGCCTCTCCTTGGGCCAAAGGGGGCCTCCTCTGCTCAGGAGCTGGGCCGCTGCCTTGGCCTGCCCCCTCTATATCCTGGTGAGGGCCTGGCACCTGCTCCCTGCCTCAtcacctgcccctggacagaggCAGCCGTAAGTAGGGGTGACAGcccccaggcagagcccaggcttGCAGAGGAGGCTGAAGGCTCTGCTGGACTccagctgccccttccctccatcccGTCCCCATCTCAAGAGGGAGCCCCACTTCCCGCCGAGGAGGCCGGTGCCCcgcccaccctgcctgcctcgcccaccaccaccagcagccagGCGCCTGCCACTGAGCCAGCCCGGACCCTAGACAGTGACAGCAGCTCCCCTGAGCTGGAGGCGCCAGGCAGTGAAGAGGAGGACACGGCTCAGGCCACTTCCGGTGTCTTCACCGACTTGTCCAGCGACGGCCCACGGGCTGGGAAGCCGGACGTGACACCAGCCTTCTGCTCCCTGCAGAAGCAGGTGGGGACCCCCGACTCCCTGGACTCCCCGGACATCCCATCCTCAGCCAGCAATGGTGGCGGTGAGGTCTTCAGCCCATCAGTTGTGGGCACCCCTGGAGGTCAGCCCCGAGCCCCAGACAGCGGCTACGACACGGAGAACTACGAGTCCCCGGAGTTTGTACTCAAGGAGGCGCATGAGCCCTGTGAGCCTGAGGCCTTTGGGGAGCTGGCCTCAGAAGGCGAGAGCCCCGGGCCCGAGACTCAGCTCCCCGCCTCTTTGGGTGGCCTCAGCGAGAAGACTCCCTACCGCGACTCTGCCTACTTCTCAGACCTGGACGCGGAGCCAGAGCCCCCCTTGGGCCCCGCGGAGAAGCGAGGGGgtgtcccagccccagggccagagCCCCGCCTGGAGAGCCCGCAGGGCCCCAGGCCGCAGTCTGCACAGCCCTCCCCTGAGACTGAGGTGTCCGGGGAGGCGCAGGGCGCGGGCCCCGAGGAGGTGCCGCCACTGCCATTGCCCAAGGCCTCTTCTCTGGAGCCAAGCGCCTGCCCTGCAGGCCCCGGGCTAGAGCCTCCCTGGCCCCAAGACCCAGCCCAGGTGCTgcctgtgcccagccctgggcagtcTAAGATTTTCCTGCTGACCCCAGTCCCAGCAAACTCAGAAGGCCACTGCCCTGAGCTCCAGGAAGCCCCGGGACTGCTGTCCGGGTCGGGCCTGCAGGAAAGGACAGGGGGCCCAGGTGTCCCCCGAACCCCACTCTGCTTGGCCCTGCCGGGATTCCCCGCAGCTCCGGGGGgccggcgggaggaggaggaggacagcgAGGACAGCGACGAGTCGGACGAGGAGCTTCGCTGCTACAGCATCCAGGAGCCAAGTGAGGAGAGCGAGGAGGAGGCACCGCCGGTCCCCGTGGTGGTGGCGGAGAGCCAGAGCGCTCGCAACCTGCGCAGCCTGCTCAAGATGCCCAGCCTGCTGTCCGAGGCCTTCTGCGAGGACCTGGAGCGCAAGAAGAAAGCCGTGTCCTTTTTCGACGACGTCACGGTCTACCTCTTCGACCAG GAAAGCCCCACCCGGGAGCTCGGGGACCCCTTCCCCGGGGCCAAGGAGTCGCCCCCCGCGTTCCTGGCTGGCAGCCCGGGATCCCCGAGCGCCCCCGGCCGACCGCGCCTGGTTGACCGCTCCCCAGACGGGTCCGTGGCGGAAGAGG GCAGAGGGTTCGAGTGGGACTCCGGCCTCCCGCCGTCGCTGGCCATGGAGTCCGCCCCGCCTGCCGCGTCCCCCAAGCCGGCCACGCCGGGCCCTTTCTCACGCTTCGCCGTCTCGCCCGCGCCCGCCTCTCGCTTCTCCATCACGCACGTTTCCGACTCGGATGCCGACTCCTTGGGAG gtttcagatggggaaacaggagCGCTTGGCCCCCCACCAGGCCTGCTTGCTCTGGCCACCTTGGTGCATGGCCTCGCCTTCCTGGGGAGATGCAGTGCCCTGCGCACAGCTGGCCCAGCACGCCGGGACCTAGGCTGAATGCTGCCTGGCTCTCCTCTACCTCCTCCAAAGGCCCCAGTCCACTGAGTGCCCTGCTCTCTGATAGCCCCCAAACCTGTGGCAGCCTCTCCCACAAGAACTTTCCCAGTGCCCACGGGTCTGCCGCATCCACTCCGCCCTCCCCAGCACATCTCAGACCTGATGGCCCTTGCCCACAAGAGCTGGTGGTGGTAGTGGCTCAGGTGCTCAAGTGGGGCCCTACTCAGAGGCCTTAG
- the AATK gene encoding serine/threonine-protein kinase LMTK1 isoform X12: protein MGDLKGYLRSCRVAESMAPDPLTLQRMACEVACGVLHLHRNNYVHSDLALRNCLLTADLTVKIGDYGLSHGKYREDYFVTADQLWVPLRWIAPELVDEVHCNLLVVDQTKASNVWSLGVTIWELFELGAQPYPHHSDRQVLAYAVREQQLRLPKPQLQLSLADRWYEVMQFCWLQPEQRPTAEEVHLLLSYLCAKGATEAEEEFERRWRSLRPGGGGAGPGAAGLTLGGAGELAATSSFPLLEQFAGDGFHGDGDDVLTVTETSRGLNFEYKWEAGRGTEAFPPPGGALSPGGAARLQELCAPDGAPPGVVPVLSAHSPSVGSEYFIRLEDPTPATGHDPDCAGCAPSTHAAALRPDGSDHEGDSDGSAAASLAMEPLLGHAPPVGGPWGHCDYYPCRSHARDLPCASRSPSPGTLMLAEPRVEDTDWGVGAFCPPFFEDPLGTSPSGSSGGRLSPGGEQPGEAEAPRAAQHRHWSSNVSANNNSGCRAPELWGPGRAGSYLDCRSGVRQILWAVPELGRPMAPDDLREPLLGPKGASSAQELGRCLGLPPLYPGEGLAPAPCLITCPWTEAAVSRGDSPQAEPRLAEEAEGSAGLQLPLPSIPSPSQEGAPLPAEEAGAPPTLPASPTTTSSQAPATEPARTLDSDSSSPELEAPGSEEEDTAQATSGVFTDLSSDGPRAGKPDVTPAFCSLQKQVGTPDSLDSPDIPSSASNGGGEVFSPSVVGTPGGQPRAPDSGYDTENYESPEFVLKEAHEPCEPEAFGELASEGESPGPETQLPASLGGLSEKTPYRDSAYFSDLDAEPEPPLGPAEKRGGVPAPGPEPRLESPQGPRPQSAQPSPETEVSGEAQGAGPEEVPPLPLPKASSLEPSACPAGPGLEPPWPQDPAQVLPVPSPGQSKIFLLTPVPANSEGHCPELQEAPGLLSGSGLQERTGGPGVPRTPLCLALPGFPAAPGGRREEEEDSEDSDESDEELRCYSIQEPSEESEEEAPPVPVVVAESQSARNLRSLLKMPSLLSEAFCEDLERKKKAVSFFDDVTVYLFDQESPTRELGDPFPGAKESPPAFLAGSPGSPSAPGRPRLVDRSPDGQRVRVGLRPPAVAGHGVRPACRVPQAGHAGPFLTLRRLARARLSLLHHARFRLGCRLLGRPCSRGWGQLSRGLRPAWSPVGAPAGPPGSSEDGAHEWGDLDSGSSQQQLPGLRWSSQPLQARRRRGPHPGPGWWSSCARQPRASLRAGSVLDTRFAASSWDALQPQAAPPCPPAVRGPRTPCPPGPAVHCRPLCPHPICRFRVPQCKKRTPGSGAPAPSLQLSPLH from the exons ATG GGAGACCTCAAGGGCTACCTGCGGAGCTGCCGGGTGGCAGAGTCCATGGCGCCCGACCCCCTGACCCTGCAGCGCATGGCCTGCGAGGTGGCCTGCGGCGTCCTGCACCTGCATCGCAACAACTACGTGCACAG tgaCCTGGCCCTGAGGAACTGCCTGCTCACGGCCGACCTGACGGTGAAGATCGGCGACTACGGCCTGTCTCACGGCAAATACAGG GAGGACTACTTCGTGACCGCTGACCAGCTGTGGGTGCCGCTGCGCTGGATCGCGCCCGAGCTGGTGGACGAGGTGCACTGCAACCTGCTGGTGGTGGACCAGACCAAGGCCAGCAACGTGTG GTCCCTGGGCGTGACCATCTGGGAGCTCTTTGAGCTGGGGGCACAGCCCTACCCCCACCACTCCGACCGGCAGGTGCTGGCCTACGCCGTCCGGGAGCAGCAGCTCAGGCTGCCCAAGCCCCAGCTGCAGCTGAGCCTCGCCGACCGCTG GTACGAGGTGATGCAGTTCTGCTGGCTGCAGCCGGAGCAGCGGCCCACAGCCGAGGAGGTGCACCTGCTGCTGTCCTACTTGTGCGCCAAGGGCGCCacggaggcagaggaggagttCGAGCGGCGCTGGCGCTCACTACGGCCCGGTGGGGGCGGTGCGGGGCCCGGGGCGGCGGGCCTGACACTGGGGGGCGCCGGCGAGCTGGCCGCCACCTCATCCTTCCCGCTGCTAGAGCAGTTTGCCGGCGACGGCTTCCACGGGGACGGCGACGACGTGCTGACCGTGACAGAGACGAGCCGCGGCCTCAACTTTGAGTACAAGTGGGAGGCAGGCCGCGGCACCGAGGCCTTCCCGCCGCCCGGGGGCGCACTGAGTCCGGGTGGCGCTGCGCGCTTGCAGGAGCTCTGCGCCCCCGACGGCGCACCCCCTGGCGTGGTGCCCGTGCTCAGCGCGCACAGCCCGTCGGTGGGCAGTGAGTACTTCATCCGCCTGGAGGACCCGACGCCTGCCACGGGCCATGACCCTGACTGCGCCGGCTGTGCCCCCAGCACCCACGCTGCGGCCCTGCGCCCCGACGGCAGCGACCACGAAGGTGACTCTGACGGCAGTGCCGCCGCCTCGCTGGCCATGGAGCCGCTGCTGGGCCATGCGCCCCCTGTTGGCGGCCCTTGGGGCCACTGCGACTACTACCCGTGCAGGAGCCATGCCCGTGACCTGCCCTGCGCCTCGCGCTCACCCTCTCCGGGGACCTTGATGCTGGCAGAGCCCCGAGTGGAGGATACCGACTGGGGCGTGGGGGCCTTCTGCCCGCCCTTCTTTGAGGACCCCCTGGGCACATCCCCCTCAGGGAGCTCCGGGGGCCGGCTGTCCCCAGGTGGGGAGCAACCGGGGGAGGCCGAGgcacccagggctgcccagcaCAGACACTGGAGCTCCAACGTGTCGGCCAACAACAACAGCGGCTGCCGAGCGCCAGAGCTCTGGGGCCCGGGCCGTGCAGGCAGCTACCTGGACTGCCGCTCCGGTGTGAGGCAGATACTGTGGGCTGTCCCCGAGCTGGGCCGTCCCATGGCCCCAGACGACCTCAGGGAGCCTCTCCTTGGGCCAAAGGGGGCCTCCTCTGCTCAGGAGCTGGGCCGCTGCCTTGGCCTGCCCCCTCTATATCCTGGTGAGGGCCTGGCACCTGCTCCCTGCCTCAtcacctgcccctggacagaggCAGCCGTAAGTAGGGGTGACAGcccccaggcagagcccaggcttGCAGAGGAGGCTGAAGGCTCTGCTGGACTccagctgccccttccctccatcccGTCCCCATCTCAAGAGGGAGCCCCACTTCCCGCCGAGGAGGCCGGTGCCCcgcccaccctgcctgcctcgcccaccaccaccagcagccagGCGCCTGCCACTGAGCCAGCCCGGACCCTAGACAGTGACAGCAGCTCCCCTGAGCTGGAGGCGCCAGGCAGTGAAGAGGAGGACACGGCTCAGGCCACTTCCGGTGTCTTCACCGACTTGTCCAGCGACGGCCCACGGGCTGGGAAGCCGGACGTGACACCAGCCTTCTGCTCCCTGCAGAAGCAGGTGGGGACCCCCGACTCCCTGGACTCCCCGGACATCCCATCCTCAGCCAGCAATGGTGGCGGTGAGGTCTTCAGCCCATCAGTTGTGGGCACCCCTGGAGGTCAGCCCCGAGCCCCAGACAGCGGCTACGACACGGAGAACTACGAGTCCCCGGAGTTTGTACTCAAGGAGGCGCATGAGCCCTGTGAGCCTGAGGCCTTTGGGGAGCTGGCCTCAGAAGGCGAGAGCCCCGGGCCCGAGACTCAGCTCCCCGCCTCTTTGGGTGGCCTCAGCGAGAAGACTCCCTACCGCGACTCTGCCTACTTCTCAGACCTGGACGCGGAGCCAGAGCCCCCCTTGGGCCCCGCGGAGAAGCGAGGGGgtgtcccagccccagggccagagCCCCGCCTGGAGAGCCCGCAGGGCCCCAGGCCGCAGTCTGCACAGCCCTCCCCTGAGACTGAGGTGTCCGGGGAGGCGCAGGGCGCGGGCCCCGAGGAGGTGCCGCCACTGCCATTGCCCAAGGCCTCTTCTCTGGAGCCAAGCGCCTGCCCTGCAGGCCCCGGGCTAGAGCCTCCCTGGCCCCAAGACCCAGCCCAGGTGCTgcctgtgcccagccctgggcagtcTAAGATTTTCCTGCTGACCCCAGTCCCAGCAAACTCAGAAGGCCACTGCCCTGAGCTCCAGGAAGCCCCGGGACTGCTGTCCGGGTCGGGCCTGCAGGAAAGGACAGGGGGCCCAGGTGTCCCCCGAACCCCACTCTGCTTGGCCCTGCCGGGATTCCCCGCAGCTCCGGGGGgccggcgggaggaggaggaggacagcgAGGACAGCGACGAGTCGGACGAGGAGCTTCGCTGCTACAGCATCCAGGAGCCAAGTGAGGAGAGCGAGGAGGAGGCACCGCCGGTCCCCGTGGTGGTGGCGGAGAGCCAGAGCGCTCGCAACCTGCGCAGCCTGCTCAAGATGCCCAGCCTGCTGTCCGAGGCCTTCTGCGAGGACCTGGAGCGCAAGAAGAAAGCCGTGTCCTTTTTCGACGACGTCACGGTCTACCTCTTCGACCAG GAAAGCCCCACCCGGGAGCTCGGGGACCCCTTCCCCGGGGCCAAGGAGTCGCCCCCCGCGTTCCTGGCTGGCAGCCCGGGATCCCCGAGCGCCCCCGGCCGACCGCGCCTGGTTGACCGCTCCCCAGACGG GCAGAGGGTTCGAGTGGGACTCCGGCCTCCCGCCGTCGCTGGCCATGGAGTCCGCCCCGCCTGCCGCGTCCCCCAAGCCGGCCACGCCGGGCCCTTTCTCACGCTTCGCCGTCTCGCCCGCGCCCGCCTCTCGCTTCTCCATCACGCACGTTTCCGACTCGGATGCCGACTCCTTGGGAG GCCatgcagcaggggctgggggcagctgtcAAGAGGCTTGAGGCCCGCGTGGTCCCCCGTTGGAGCCCCTGCTGGTCCTCCCGGCAGCAGCGAGGATGGTGCCCACGAGTGGGGGGACCTCGATTCTGGCAGCAGTCAGCAGCAGCTTCCAGGGCTTCGCTGGTCCTCGCAGCCCCTGCAGGCGCGGCGCAGGAgaggcccccaccctggccctgggtGGTGGAGCAGCTGTGCCCGCCAGCCCCGCGCTTCTTTGCGGGCAGGATCTGTCCTGGACACTCGGTTTGCTGCTAGTTCCTGGGATGCTCTGCAGCCCCAGGCCGCTCCCCCTTGCCCCCCCGCTGTCAGGGGACCTCGCACGCCCTGCCCACCGGGTCCTGCAGTGCACTGCAGGCCACTGTGTCCTCACCCCATCTGCCGGTTCAGGGTTCCTCAGTGCAAGAAAAGGACCCCAGGCTCTGGTGCCCCGGCTCCTAGcctgcagctctctcctctccactgA